A genomic stretch from Lathyrus oleraceus cultivar Zhongwan6 chromosome 2, CAAS_Psat_ZW6_1.0, whole genome shotgun sequence includes:
- the LOC127121159 gene encoding E3 ubiquitin-protein ligase RDUF2-like: protein MSSHWCHRCNKFVRVWRLGMPICSDCDSGFVEELEHQAHSLHADAVRPRRLPMTAAMYMIGHHNNNSNQNQNQNQNPRRRYCRNNVNGGDISTFNPIVMIRSGGTSEGTSREGEENRRYELFYEDGPGSGLRPLPPRMSETLLGPGFERVMGQLSNVEANRNGNETNNRKPLPASKSTVESLPSIEINNNHVEIESQCAVCKDHFELGAVAREMPCKHIYHNECILPWLEIRNSCPICRHELPCESPQSNNNEQDNVGLTIWRLPGGGFAVGRFTGGSRENNEGELPIVYTELDGGFNNVGEPRRISWSMSTSNGGGRGRSNIGGGFRRMLNNLFGCLGGGDGSSNEQGSISTTREFSETMTTRNNNNSNASRTNLNSSSRARRTWSMDVNGGIRPW from the coding sequence ATGTCTTCACATTGGTGTCACAGGTGCAACAAATTCGTTAGGGTATGGAGGCTAGGGATGCCAATATGTTCCGATTGCGACAGTGGATTCGTCGAAGAGCTTGAACATCAAGCCCATTCTCTTCATGCAGACGCTGTTCGTCCGAGGAGGTTACCTATGACGGCGGCCATGTACATGATCGGCCACCATAATAACAATTCAAATCAAAAccaaaatcaaaatcaaaaccCCCGTCGACGTTACTGCAGAAACAATGTTAACGGTGGTGATATTTCTACGTTTAACCCGATCGTTATGATACGCAGCGGTGGAACCTCCGAGGGGACGAGCCGCGAGGGTGAAGAGAATCGCAGGTATGAGCTTTTCTACGAAGATGGCCCCGGTTCTGGTCTCCGGCCATTGCCTCCAAGGATGTCAGAGACTCTTCTTGGGCCTGGATTTGAAAGGGTGATGGGACAACTCTCTAATGTCGAAGCTAATCGGAACGGGAACGAGACGAATAACCGGAAACCATTACCGGCGTCAAAATCAACGGTAGAATCGTTACCGTCTATCGAAATAAATAACAACCATGTTGAGATAGAATCACAATGTGCTGTTTGCAAAGATCATTTCGAACTCGGAGCTGTAGCAAGAGAAATGCCATGCAAACATATATACCATAACGAATGCATACTTCCATGGCTCGAGATTCGTAATTCTTGTCCTATTTGTCGCCATGAACTCCCTTGTGAATCACCACAAAGCAACAATAATGAACAAGACAATGTTGGATTGACAATATGGAGGCTACCGGGAGGAGGATTCGCTGTCGGAAGATTTACCGGCGGAAGTCGAGAGAATAACGAGGGAGAGCTTCCTATTGTTTACACAGAATTGGATGGTGGGTTTAATAATGTTGGTGAACCAAGGAGAATTTCATGGTCGATGAGTACTTCAAATGGAGGAGGGAGGGGAAGAAGTAATATAGGGGGTGGATTTCGTAGAATGTTGAACAatctgtttggatgtttgggAGGTGGTGATGGAAGTAGTAATGAACAAGGTTCAATTTCTACAACAAGAGAGTTTTCTGAAACTATGACTACAAGGAATAACAATAATAGTAATGCATCTCGTACCAATCTGAATTCTTCTTCACGTGCTCGTAGAACTTGGTCTATGGATGTAAATGGTGGAATTAGACCATGGTAA
- the LOC127121160 gene encoding aspartic proteinase PCS1: MVYSSITVPLLLLSLKFSVFIISLQIQTSAASNFIALPLKVQTFSQNSLSPNKLIFQHNVTLTVSLTVGTPPQKVTMVLDTGSELSWLHCKKLPNLNFIFNPHLSSSYTPTPCTSPICTTQTRDFINPASCDANKLCHVIVSYADSSTMEGNLATETFSIGASVQSKLVFGCMDTETSLGDEDSKTTGLMGMDLGTLSFANQLKLPKFSYCISGQDSTGVLVLGDDPGLGSSLHYTPLIKKTTPLPYFNRVAYTVQLEGIKVGEKLLPLSKSVFLPDHSGAGQTMIDSGTQFTFLLGSVYTALKNEFALQTKNMLKPLGDPKFVFQGTMDLCFRIPVGSGLPVLPAVTLVFNGAEMKVAGEKLLYKVSDVAKGNDWVYCFTFGNSDLLGIQAFLIGHHHQQNLWMEYDLVNSRIGFADTNCNLVRQRLGLVS, translated from the coding sequence ATGGTTTATTCATCTATCACCGTTCCTCTCCTTCTCCTTTCACTTAAATTTTCCGTCTTCATAATTTCCCTTCAAATTCAAACAAGTGCTGCTTCGAATTTCATCGCTTTGCCTCTTAAAGTACAAACATTCTCTCAAAATTCACTTTCACCAAACAAGCTCATTTTCCAACACAATGTAACATTAACTGTTTCATTAACAGTTGGCACACCCCCACAGAAAGTTACCATGGTCCTTGACACAGGGAGTGAACTCTCATGGCTTCACTGCAAAAAACTCCCTAACCTAAACTTTATTTTCAATCCACACCTCTCTTCTTCATACACCCCCACCCCATGCACATCCCCAATCTGCACGACTCAAACTCGAGACTTTATCAATCCGGCTTCATGCGACGCAAACAAACTTTGTCATGTTATTGTCTCCTACGCCGATTCCTCCACTATGGAAGGAAATCTTGCGACGGAGACCTTCTCTATTGGAGCCTCCGTGCAGTCCAAACTGGTATTCGGGTGTATGGACACAGAAACCAGCTTGGGCGACGAAGACTCCAAAACAACCGGATTGATGGGTATGGATCTTGGAACACTCTCGTTTGCCAACCAATTAAAACTCCCAAAATTCTCTTATTGCATATCTGGTCAAGACTCTACCGGCGTTTTAGTCCTCGGGGATGACCCAGGGTTAGGTTCTTCTCTTCATTACACTCCTCTTATTAAAAAGACAACGCCGTTACCTTATTTTAACCGAGTCGCTTACACTGTTCAGCTCGAGGGAATTAAAGTTGGTGAGAAATTGCTTCCACTTTCAAAATCAGTGTTCTTACCGGATCACTCAGGAGCGGGTCAAACCATGATAGATTCGGGTACCCAGTTCACCTTCCTCCTCGGGTCAGTTTACACTGCTTTAAAGAATGAATTTGCACTACAAACCAAAAACATGTTAAAACCTTTAGGTGACCCGAAGTTTGTTTTCCAAGGCACAATGGATTTGTGCTTCCGGATTCCAGTCGGGTCGGGTCTTCCGGTGTTACCGGCTGTGACACTGGTGTTTAATGGGGCGGAGATGAAGGTGGCAGGAGAGAAGTTGTTATATAAGGTAAGTGACGTGGCAAAGGGTAATGATTGGGTGTATTGTTTCACTTTTGGGAACTCTGATTTATTGGGGATTCAAGCttttttgattggtcatcatcATCAACAGAATTTGTGGATGGAGTATGATTTGGTTAATTCTAGGATTGGATTTGCGGACACAAACTGTAACCTTGTTCGTCAAAGACTAGGATTGGTGTCttag